The sequence GAGCCCGCATCCACGGGCAGGTACGAACCGGCCAGCCACAGGGTGAGCATCGGGGTGAACAGCGGGGCCAGCAGGGTGGAGATCGAGGTCATCGTCACCGACAGGGCCGTATCCGCCTTGGCCAGGTAGGCGATGACGTTCGAGCTCGTGCCGCCGGGCGCGCAGCCGACGAGGATGACGCCGACGGCGAGCTCGGGCGGCAGCTGCAGCAGCAGGGCGATGCCGAGCCCCACCAGCGGCATGATCACGTACTGGGAGACCACGCCGATCAGCACCGGCAGCGGACGCTTCGCGACCAGGGCGAAGTCCGGGATCGTGAGGGTCAGGCCCATCGCGAACATGATCACGCCGAGGTAGATGCTGGTGTGCTCGGCGAGGGCCTGGCCGACGCTCGGCACGAAGAAGCCGAACGCCGCGGCGGCGAGGATCAGCGCCGGGAAGACGGTCACCGCGAGGCGCGCGGAGCGGTCCTCGGCGGTGCGGGCCGGCCGCGCGGAGGCGGCGCCGGCCCGGTGGGTGGGGGCAGGGGGAGGGGTGCTCATGCGGGGCACTGTACTGCCCTATGAGACGTCATCCCAAGATGTGGACGCCAGGTGGTCGTTCCTGTGGCACCCCGCCGGTGTCGTCCCCGCGCGCATCGACCCTGCCCGTGGCGACCCTGCCCGCGTCGACCTTGTCCGTGGCGAGCCTGCCTGCATCGACGCTGCCTGCATCGACCCTGCGCGTGGCGGCTCCGCTCAGCTCCGCTGGCGGGCCGGGACCGGCCAGGCATGGACCGGCTCGCCGGTGTCCACCGCGGCCCGGTACAGGCGGGTCATCTCCGCGAGAGCCTCGGGCCGGGAGGCGCCGCGCAGCTCGAGAGAGGTCACCGTGTCGATCTGCCAGCGCGCCCCGTTGCGGCCGGTGCGGGCCCGCTCGGCGAGGATCCCGCCGTAGTGCTCGGCCACGGCCGGTTCGGCGCCGAGCTCCCGCAGGCCCTCCATGGCCTGGGGGATCAGCTGCTCGAGGAGCAGATCGGCGACCCGCACCCGACCCACCCGCGGCCAGCGCACCCGCGCCTCCAGGCCCCAGCGCGCGCACTGCTGGAAGGCCTCGGCCGCCTGCTCGAAGCTCATCCGCGACCACAGCGGGCGGCGCTCATGGACCAGCGA comes from Brachybacterium faecium DSM 4810 and encodes:
- a CDS encoding predicted Na+-dependent transporter (PFAM: Sodium Bile acid symporter family~TIGRFAM: bile acid transporter) gives rise to the protein MSTPPPAPTHRAGAASARPARTAEDRSARLAVTVFPALILAAAAFGFFVPSVGQALAEHTSIYLGVIMFAMGLTLTIPDFALVAKRPLPVLIGVVSQYVIMPLVGLGIALLLQLPPELAVGVILVGCAPGGTSSNVIAYLAKADTALSVTMTSISTLLAPLFTPMLTLWLAGSYLPVDAGSMALSIVQMVLIPVLGGLVVRLIAGRLVDRILPALPWVSVAGISLVVIAVVSGSTEAIVSAGAIVLLAVVLHNGLGYLLGYWAARLLRQGERAARTTSVEVGMQNSGLAATLAASAFSPAAALPAAIFSIWHNLSGAMLAMYYRRSADRHPADPA